A region from the Dinoroseobacter shibae DFL 12 = DSM 16493 genome encodes:
- a CDS encoding phytoene desaturase, with protein sequence MMTRVDPISAAEAVTGPRQRAIVIGAGLGGLAAAMRLGAKGYAVTVLDKLDRTGGRGSSISQDGHRFDLGPTIITVPQVYEALWEACGRNFHDDVTLKPLDPFYEIRWPDGSNFFARQSTEAMEAEITRLSPGDLKGYRQFLKDSQRRYVVGFEGMVAEPMHKAWDTIKVLPEFALLRADQSILKLAKKRVKDARLRMALSFHPLFIGGDPMNVTSMYALVSHLEKEFGVHYAMGGVQAIADAMARIVADQGGWVRLGETVDEILVTERKTRGVRLASGEVLHADVVVSNADAGHTYKHLMRQAPKKRWTNAKLDSRRWSMGLFVWYFGTKGTAGMWQDVGHHTILSGPRYEGLLRDIFINGRLSDDMSLYVHRPSLTDPSVAPKGDDTFYVLSPVPHLGHDNGVDWATEEPIYKAKVLAELEKTMPGIGRRITTETVFTPETFRDRYLSPNGSGFSIEPRILQSAWFRPHNVSEEAEGLFLAGAGTHPGAGVPGVISSAEVLAKMVPDAAPVATPAPLAQAAE encoded by the coding sequence ATGATGACACGAGTCGACCCCATCTCCGCCGCCGAAGCCGTCACCGGCCCCCGTCAACGCGCCATCGTGATCGGCGCCGGTCTCGGGGGGTTGGCCGCCGCCATGCGCCTCGGCGCCAAGGGCTACGCCGTCACCGTTCTGGACAAGCTCGACCGGACCGGCGGGCGCGGCTCCTCGATCTCCCAGGACGGGCACCGCTTCGACCTGGGCCCCACGATCATCACCGTCCCCCAAGTCTACGAGGCCCTGTGGGAGGCCTGCGGCCGCAACTTCCACGACGATGTTACGCTCAAGCCGCTCGACCCGTTCTACGAGATCCGCTGGCCTGACGGCTCCAACTTCTTCGCCCGCCAATCGACCGAGGCGATGGAGGCCGAGATCACCCGCCTCTCCCCCGGCGACCTGAAAGGCTATCGCCAGTTCCTCAAGGATTCCCAGCGCCGCTATGTCGTGGGGTTCGAAGGCATGGTGGCCGAGCCGATGCACAAGGCCTGGGACACGATCAAGGTCCTGCCCGAGTTTGCCCTCCTGCGCGCCGACCAGTCGATCCTGAAACTGGCCAAGAAACGGGTTAAGGACGCCCGCCTGCGCATGGCGCTGTCGTTCCATCCGCTCTTCATCGGCGGCGACCCGATGAACGTCACCTCCATGTATGCCCTCGTCAGCCACCTGGAAAAGGAATTCGGCGTCCATTACGCCATGGGCGGGGTGCAGGCGATCGCCGACGCCATGGCCCGGATCGTGGCCGACCAGGGTGGCTGGGTCCGCCTGGGCGAGACCGTAGACGAAATCCTCGTGACCGAACGCAAAACCCGCGGCGTCCGCCTCGCCAGTGGCGAGGTGCTGCATGCGGATGTGGTCGTCTCCAACGCCGATGCGGGCCACACCTACAAACACCTCATGCGTCAGGCCCCCAAGAAACGCTGGACCAACGCCAAGCTCGACAGCCGCCGCTGGTCCATGGGTCTTTTCGTGTGGTATTTCGGCACCAAGGGCACCGCCGGCATGTGGCAGGATGTGGGCCACCACACCATCCTCAGCGGCCCGCGCTACGAGGGCCTGCTGCGCGACATCTTCATCAACGGGCGGCTCTCCGACGACATGAGCCTCTATGTCCACCGCCCCTCGCTCACCGATCCCAGCGTGGCACCCAAGGGCGACGACACCTTCTACGTCCTGTCGCCGGTCCCCCATCTGGGCCATGACAATGGCGTCGACTGGGCGACCGAGGAACCGATCTACAAGGCCAAGGTGCTGGCCGAGCTGGAAAAGACCATGCCCGGCATCGGGCGGCGCATCACCACCGAAACGGTGTTCACGCCGGAAACCTTCCGCGACAGGTATCTCTCGCCCAACGGCTCCGGCTTTTCCATCGAACCGCGCATCCTGCAATCGGCCTGGTTCCGACCCCATAATGTCTCCGAAGAGGCCGAGGGCCTGTTCCTCGCCGGCGCGGGCACCCATCCGGGCGCAGGCGTGCCCGGCGTGATCAGCTCGGCCGAGGTGCTGGCCAAGATGGTCCCCGACGCCGCCCCCGTCGCCACCCCGGCCCCCCTCGCGCAGGCCGCGGAATGA
- the crtB gene encoding 15-cis-phytoene synthase, whose amino-acid sequence MSLDAAPFAPTALAYTQADLDHCKEAIRHGSLSFHAASRLLPNRVRDPALALYAFCRLADDAVDLHHEKPAAVLDLRDRLDLAYRGQPRNAPADRAFTAMIEAHDMPRALPEALIEGFAWDAIERQYDTLSDVRAYSARVAAAVGAMMTVLMGVRDADALARACDLGVAMQLTNICRDVGEDAAEGRLYLPRAMMAEEGLDPEAFLADPRPSEALTTVTRRLLAEATRLYYRSEAGIAALPRAARPGIFAARHIYAGIGNEVTRAAFDNITRRAHTSAGQKLGWIGLSVLRTGVSMVMPRSAVLHADPLPETAFLVEAGARIADRSAWGAGRSGNLLGLFAQLEARDRETRGMEPYGGRPT is encoded by the coding sequence ATGAGCCTCGACGCCGCGCCTTTCGCCCCGACCGCGCTGGCCTATACCCAGGCCGATCTCGACCACTGCAAGGAGGCGATTCGCCACGGCTCCCTGTCGTTCCACGCGGCCTCCCGGCTTCTGCCGAACCGGGTGCGCGACCCGGCGCTGGCGCTCTATGCCTTCTGCCGCCTGGCCGACGACGCGGTGGATCTGCACCATGAAAAGCCCGCCGCCGTGCTCGATCTGCGCGACCGGCTGGACCTGGCCTATCGCGGCCAGCCCCGCAACGCGCCCGCCGACCGGGCCTTCACTGCGATGATCGAGGCCCATGACATGCCCCGCGCCCTGCCCGAGGCCCTGATCGAGGGCTTCGCCTGGGACGCGATCGAACGGCAATACGATACCCTGTCGGATGTGCGGGCCTATTCCGCGCGCGTCGCCGCCGCCGTCGGAGCGATGATGACCGTGCTCATGGGGGTGCGCGATGCCGATGCGCTGGCCCGCGCCTGTGATCTGGGCGTGGCGATGCAGCTGACCAATATCTGCCGCGACGTGGGCGAGGACGCCGCCGAAGGCCGCCTGTATCTGCCCCGCGCCATGATGGCCGAGGAAGGGCTCGACCCGGAGGCCTTTCTCGCCGACCCGCGCCCGTCCGAGGCGCTGACCACCGTCACCCGCCGCCTGCTGGCCGAAGCGACCCGGCTCTATTACCGTTCCGAGGCGGGGATCGCGGCCCTGCCGCGCGCCGCCCGTCCCGGCATCTTCGCCGCGCGCCATATCTATGCCGGGATCGGCAATGAAGTGACCCGCGCCGCGTTCGACAACATCACCCGCCGCGCCCATACCAGCGCCGGGCAGAAACTCGGCTGGATCGGCCTGTCGGTCCTGCGCACGGGGGTCAGCATGGTCATGCCGCGCTCCGCCGTCCTTCACGCCGACCCGCTGCCCGAAACCGCCTTCCTGGTCGAGGCCGGCGCCCGTATCGCGGACCGCTCCGCCTGGGGCGCGGGGCGCTCCGGCAACCTGCTTGGCCTCTTCGCGCAGCTCGAAGCCCGCGACCGCGAGACCCGCGGTATGGAACCTTACGGAGGCCGCCCTACTTAA
- the tspO gene encoding tryptophan-rich sensory protein TspO, whose product MEFDWIVFGVFISACCAAAATGSMFPPDKWYDALRKPSWNPPNWVFPVVWSILYIVIAVAATRVAVLDGNALAMAFWGLQIALNTLWSPVFFGLNRIKAGMFIIVALWLAVCGAMVSAWQIDMVAGLLLAPYLVWVSIAAALNAAVWRLNPDKAGGPATA is encoded by the coding sequence ATGGAATTTGATTGGATCGTCTTCGGTGTCTTCATCAGTGCCTGTTGCGCCGCGGCGGCAACGGGTTCCATGTTTCCGCCCGACAAGTGGTACGACGCCTTGCGCAAACCGTCCTGGAACCCGCCCAACTGGGTGTTCCCGGTGGTGTGGTCCATCCTCTACATCGTGATCGCCGTGGCCGCCACGCGGGTCGCCGTGCTCGATGGTAACGCGCTCGCCATGGCCTTCTGGGGCCTGCAAATCGCGCTCAATACGCTCTGGTCGCCGGTCTTTTTCGGTCTGAACCGGATCAAGGCGGGGATGTTCATCATCGTCGCGCTCTGGCTCGCCGTGTGCGGCGCGATGGTCAGCGCCTGGCAGATCGACATGGTTGCGGGCCTGTTGCTGGCCCCCTATCTCGTCTGGGTGTCGATCGCGGCGGCCCTGAACGCGGCGGTCTGGCGGCTCAACCCCGACAAGGCGGGCGGCCCCGCCACCGCCTAA
- a CDS encoding PLD nuclease N-terminal domain-containing protein — MGIEVVGIGSFLLLVAMLWAIISTIGSTASTGAKVIWCLFILFLPLLGFIIWLFFGPHAKR, encoded by the coding sequence ATGGGGATCGAGGTTGTCGGGATTGGCAGTTTCCTGCTGCTGGTGGCGATGCTGTGGGCGATCATTTCGACCATCGGCTCGACCGCGAGCACGGGCGCCAAGGTGATCTGGTGCCTGTTCATCCTGTTCTTGCCCCTGCTGGGCTTCATCATCTGGCTGTTCTTCGGGCCCCATGCGAAGCGTTAG
- the crtC gene encoding carotenoid 1,2-hydratase gives MSDCGTRAISIIAFIGSVFSPWYRWSGRKSPDNHVCINVATYGPGGRWTMTDRGRSALRQSPERFEVGPSVLHWDGDRLVVEINEISTPHGQRVQGTVTIHPSALTSVEVPLTADGAHVWRPFAPTAEIEVDLGKDGWSWRGHGYFDANFGTRALEEDFGYWTWGRYPTRVGTASFYDVARRDGSDLAVALSFGRDGSVETLEAPPKTRFSRSLWAIKRETRADPGTKPRQVKHMLDAPFYNRCGVETTLHGERVTGVFEALDLDRFRGPWLMPMLAVRVPRRSKWAFKD, from the coding sequence ATCAGCGACTGCGGCACCCGCGCGATCTCGATCATCGCTTTCATAGGGTCGGTTTTCTCGCCCTGGTACCGCTGGTCCGGACGCAAGTCGCCGGACAACCATGTCTGCATCAACGTGGCGACCTATGGCCCCGGCGGGCGCTGGACCATGACCGACCGGGGCCGCAGCGCCCTGCGCCAGAGCCCGGAGCGTTTCGAGGTCGGGCCTTCGGTACTGCATTGGGACGGCGACCGGCTGGTGGTGGAGATCAACGAGATCTCGACGCCGCATGGGCAGAGGGTGCAGGGGACGGTCACGATCCATCCCAGCGCGCTGACCTCGGTGGAGGTGCCGCTGACCGCCGATGGCGCGCATGTCTGGCGGCCCTTCGCGCCGACGGCGGAGATCGAGGTGGATCTGGGCAAGGACGGCTGGAGCTGGCGCGGGCACGGGTATTTCGATGCGAATTTCGGCACGCGGGCGCTGGAGGAGGATTTCGGCTACTGGACCTGGGGGCGGTATCCGACACGGGTGGGCACGGCGTCGTTCTATGACGTGGCGCGGCGGGACGGGAGCGACCTGGCCGTGGCGCTGAGCTTTGGCCGCGACGGGTCGGTGGAAACGCTCGAAGCCCCGCCGAAGACCCGGTTTTCGCGGTCCCTCTGGGCGATCAAGCGCGAGACGCGGGCCGATCCGGGGACAAAGCCGAGGCAGGTCAAGCACATGCTGGATGCGCCGTTCTACAACCGCTGCGGGGTGGAGACGACGCTGCATGGCGAGCGGGTGACGGGTGTGTTCGAGGCGCTGGATCTTGACCGGTTCCGGGGGCCATGGTTGATGCCGATGCTGGCAGTGCGGGTGCCGCGCCGGTCGAAATGGGCCTTCAAGGACTGA
- the crtD gene encoding 1-hydroxycarotenoid 3,4-desaturase CrtD, protein MTRAQDKVVVIGAGMGGLASAIRLAHAGCDVTVLEALSGPGGKMRTLPSAAGPVDAGPTVMTLRPIFESLFADVEAGLSDYVTLHRETVLARHWWSDGSTLDLFSDAEASEAAVRAFAGAREAAAFAAFSAQAAKLFAAFDGPMMQNPAPDLAGLTRHVLAQPSVIPAMGPLTTLARSLAKRFRDPRLQQLFGRYATYVGGSPYASPAVLALIWQAEAQGVWRVEGGMHALAQGLARLAAEKGADLRYDTCVARIETQGGRVAGVHLTDGARIAADTVVFNGDPRALHLGLLGPAAKPAVAAPGVAERSLSAYVWSFAGQPEGRDLVHHNVFFADDPAREFDDLAAGRMPRDATLYLCAEDRGAGLTPAGPERFEVIMNGPPVAGAAGLRDDHEEFHACQTQVFTRFAAMGLRFPERPGREALTMPRDFARLFPGSAGSLYGRSPHGLMAAFQRPQARTKLPGLYLAGGGAHPGAGIPMATLSGKHAAAAILSDRTSTSTFRPTATRGGISTGSATAAPARSRSSLS, encoded by the coding sequence ATGACTCGCGCGCAAGACAAGGTCGTCGTGATCGGCGCGGGGATGGGCGGATTGGCGTCGGCCATCCGTCTGGCCCATGCCGGGTGCGATGTGACGGTGCTGGAGGCGCTGTCGGGGCCGGGGGGCAAGATGCGCACCCTGCCGAGCGCGGCGGGGCCGGTGGATGCGGGTCCGACGGTGATGACCCTGCGCCCGATATTCGAATCGCTGTTCGCCGATGTGGAGGCGGGTTTGTCGGACTACGTGACCCTGCACCGAGAGACGGTGCTGGCGCGGCACTGGTGGTCCGATGGCAGCACGCTGGACCTGTTTTCCGATGCAGAGGCGTCCGAGGCGGCGGTGCGCGCCTTCGCCGGCGCGCGGGAGGCGGCCGCCTTCGCCGCGTTCTCGGCTCAGGCGGCGAAGCTGTTCGCGGCCTTCGACGGGCCGATGATGCAGAACCCGGCGCCGGATCTGGCGGGGCTGACGCGGCACGTGTTGGCGCAGCCTTCGGTGATCCCGGCCATGGGGCCGCTGACCACGCTGGCGCGCAGCCTGGCCAAGCGGTTTCGCGACCCGCGGTTGCAGCAGCTTTTCGGGCGCTACGCCACCTATGTGGGCGGCTCGCCCTATGCGTCGCCCGCGGTGCTGGCCCTGATCTGGCAGGCCGAAGCGCAGGGCGTCTGGCGCGTGGAGGGCGGGATGCATGCGCTGGCGCAGGGGCTCGCGCGGCTCGCGGCGGAGAAGGGCGCGGATCTGCGCTATGATACCTGCGTTGCCCGGATCGAGACGCAAGGCGGGCGTGTGGCGGGCGTGCATCTGACCGATGGCGCCCGGATCGCGGCGGACACGGTGGTGTTCAACGGGGATCCGCGCGCGCTGCATCTCGGCTTGCTGGGCCCGGCGGCCAAGCCCGCCGTGGCGGCCCCGGGGGTCGCGGAGCGCTCGCTCTCGGCCTATGTGTGGTCCTTCGCGGGCCAACCCGAGGGGCGCGACCTGGTCCATCACAACGTGTTTTTCGCGGACGATCCGGCGCGGGAGTTCGACGATCTCGCGGCCGGGCGGATGCCCCGGGACGCGACCCTTTACCTTTGTGCCGAGGATCGGGGCGCGGGGCTGACCCCCGCCGGGCCCGAGCGATTCGAGGTCATCATGAACGGCCCCCCGGTCGCCGGTGCGGCCGGTTTGCGGGACGACCACGAGGAGTTTCACGCATGTCAGACGCAAGTCTTCACTCGCTTCGCAGCCATGGGGCTGCGATTCCCGGAACGCCCCGGACGGGAGGCGTTGACCATGCCGCGGGACTTCGCGCGCCTGTTTCCCGGGTCGGCCGGATCCCTCTACGGGCGGAGCCCGCACGGGTTGATGGCGGCGTTCCAGCGGCCCCAGGCGCGCACGAAGCTGCCGGGGCTGTACCTGGCGGGGGGCGGGGCGCATCCGGGGGCGGGCATTCCGATGGCGACCCTTTCCGGCAAGCACGCGGCCGCGGCGATCTTGAGCGACCGAACTTCAACCTCGACGTTCCGGCCGACGGCTACGCGTGGTGGTATATCGACGGGATCAGCGACTGCGGCACCCGCGCGATCTCGATCATCGCTTTCATAG
- a CDS encoding polyprenyl synthetase family protein encodes MTPQTRIETALDIALIRSRAGSCPPKLASALEYAVKPGGARIRPTICLNVARACGDDAPGLTDAACAAIELIHCGSLVHDDLPAFDNADVRRGKPTVHKAWSEPLAVLTGDTLIIMAFEQIALAARSDALRAATLTLELARYSGMPHGICAGQAWESEAQVDLSAYHRAKTGALFTAATRMGAAAAGADPEAWTELGARIGEAFQVADDLRDALYDEETLGKPAGQDVVNARPNAVSELGVQGAIKRLDDILSGAISSIPSCPGEAALCEMVRKTAERLTPVIPNLASVRTA; translated from the coding sequence ATGACCCCCCAGACGCGCATTGAAACCGCCCTCGACATCGCCCTGATCCGCAGTCGCGCAGGCTCCTGCCCGCCGAAGCTGGCCTCGGCCCTCGAATACGCGGTCAAGCCCGGGGGCGCGCGAATCCGCCCGACCATCTGTCTCAACGTGGCCCGCGCCTGTGGCGACGATGCACCCGGCCTGACCGACGCCGCCTGCGCCGCGATCGAGCTGATACATTGCGGCAGCCTGGTGCATGACGACCTGCCCGCCTTCGACAATGCCGATGTCCGGCGCGGCAAGCCGACCGTCCACAAGGCCTGGTCCGAACCGCTCGCGGTGCTGACCGGCGACACCCTGATCATCATGGCATTCGAGCAGATCGCGCTCGCCGCCCGGTCCGACGCCCTGCGCGCCGCGACCCTGACGCTGGAACTGGCCCGCTACTCCGGCATGCCCCACGGCATCTGCGCCGGCCAGGCATGGGAGAGCGAGGCGCAGGTCGACCTTTCGGCCTATCACCGGGCCAAGACCGGCGCGCTCTTTACCGCCGCGACCCGGATGGGGGCCGCCGCCGCCGGGGCCGACCCCGAGGCCTGGACCGAACTGGGCGCCCGCATCGGCGAGGCGTTCCAGGTGGCCGACGATCTGCGCGACGCGCTTTATGACGAGGAAACCCTGGGCAAACCCGCCGGGCAGGACGTGGTCAACGCCCGTCCCAACGCGGTCTCCGAACTGGGCGTGCAGGGCGCGATCAAGCGGCTCGACGACATCCTGTCGGGCGCGATTTCCTCGATCCCCTCCTGCCCCGGCGAGGCCGCGCTCTGCGAGATGGTGCGCAAGACCGCCGAGCGGCTGACGCCGGTGATACCGAACCTGGCGAGCGTGCGGACCGCCTGA
- a CDS encoding methyltransferase, with protein sequence MSPGTYLRFSFLPEKNAFYRWWVRLAGSSAFQSWASAMPGTRRLARKDGEALFDLVSGFVYSQVLQAFVTLDMPALLAREPLPAWRLAARTRMEPRQMEVLCQAAASLKLLKRRRDGSYQLGRLGAALPGVPGLAEMIRHHDVLYRDLQDPMKFLSGTQETELARFWPYVFGQAGTNDPEIAERYSRLMADSQGLVAEETLRTIDFDGVHRLMDVGGGTGAFLRAVREKHPDLRLRLYDLPAVIEGAELPPGADKTGGSFRDAPALPKGADAISLVRVLYDHADATVADLLRKVFAALPADGRVVVSEPMAGGDQPTRTGDAYFAFYTMAMQTGRARSAQEIADHLTRAGFVDVVCHTTYRPFVTGVVSGRKPA encoded by the coding sequence ATGTCGCCCGGCACCTACCTTCGGTTCTCCTTTCTTCCCGAGAAAAACGCCTTCTATCGCTGGTGGGTCCGCCTCGCGGGCTCTTCGGCGTTCCAGTCCTGGGCCAGTGCCATGCCGGGCACCCGGCGGTTGGCGCGCAAGGATGGCGAGGCGCTGTTCGACCTGGTGTCGGGCTTCGTGTACAGTCAGGTCCTCCAGGCCTTCGTCACCCTCGACATGCCCGCCCTTCTGGCGAGGGAGCCACTCCCGGCCTGGCGTCTGGCTGCCCGCACCCGGATGGAGCCGCGGCAGATGGAAGTGCTCTGCCAGGCTGCCGCCTCCCTGAAACTGCTCAAGCGCCGCCGCGATGGCAGCTACCAGTTGGGCCGCCTCGGCGCGGCCTTGCCCGGTGTGCCCGGCCTCGCCGAGATGATTCGCCATCACGACGTGCTCTACCGCGACCTGCAGGACCCGATGAAGTTCCTCAGCGGCACCCAGGAGACCGAGCTGGCCCGATTCTGGCCCTATGTCTTCGGGCAGGCCGGAACCAACGATCCCGAGATCGCCGAGCGGTATTCCCGCCTGATGGCCGACAGCCAGGGCCTCGTGGCCGAGGAAACCCTGCGCACCATCGATTTCGACGGGGTGCACCGGCTGATGGATGTGGGCGGCGGAACCGGGGCGTTCCTGCGCGCCGTGCGCGAAAAGCACCCGGATCTGCGCCTGCGTCTCTACGACCTGCCCGCGGTGATCGAGGGGGCGGAACTGCCCCCAGGCGCCGACAAGACCGGCGGCTCCTTCCGGGACGCACCTGCCCTGCCCAAGGGCGCGGACGCGATCTCGCTCGTGCGGGTGCTTTACGATCACGCGGACGCCACGGTCGCGGACCTTCTGCGCAAGGTCTTCGCGGCCCTGCCCGCGGACGGGCGCGTGGTGGTCTCCGAACCCATGGCCGGGGGCGACCAGCCCACTCGCACGGGCGACGCCTATTTCGCCTTCTACACCATGGCGATGCAGACCGGGCGCGCGCGTTCGGCCCAGGAGATCGCCGATCACCTGACCCGGGCAGGCTTCGTGGACGTGGTTTGCCACACCACCTACCGCCCCTTCGTCACCGGCGTGGTTTCCGGGCGCAAGCCCGCGTAA
- the bchC gene encoding chlorophyll synthesis pathway protein BchC, with protein sequence MHATAVVLTGPKALGLQDVAVSDPTATDIVVRIDHSGISTGTEKLFWSGKMPPFPGFSFPLVPGYEAAGEVVEAGADTSYKPGDRVFVPGANCYGDVRGLFGGASNLLVSKADRVVRIDESLKAEGALLALAATARHAMAGLNKSVPDLIVGHGVLGRLLARLTIAAGAPAPTVWEISEDRAKGATGYQVIHPDADTRRDYRSIYDASGNAELISSLIMRIQKGGEIVLAGFYDQITFPFPPAFMKEARLRIAAEWDRDDLIATRALIDSGALSLEELITHTTQAADCANAYQTAFEDPSCLKMILDWSATA encoded by the coding sequence ATGCACGCGACAGCCGTTGTTCTGACCGGTCCGAAGGCTTTGGGGCTCCAGGACGTGGCGGTCTCGGACCCCACCGCCACCGACATCGTGGTGCGAATCGATCACTCCGGCATCTCCACCGGCACCGAGAAGCTCTTCTGGTCCGGCAAAATGCCTCCGTTTCCCGGCTTCTCCTTCCCGCTCGTGCCCGGCTACGAGGCCGCGGGCGAAGTGGTCGAGGCCGGCGCCGACACCTCCTACAAGCCCGGCGACCGGGTCTTCGTGCCCGGGGCCAACTGCTACGGCGACGTGCGCGGCCTGTTCGGCGGGGCGTCGAACCTGCTGGTGAGCAAGGCCGACCGCGTCGTGCGAATCGACGAGAGCCTGAAAGCCGAAGGCGCCCTGCTGGCGCTGGCGGCCACCGCGCGCCACGCCATGGCGGGCCTGAACAAATCCGTGCCGGACCTGATCGTGGGTCACGGCGTGCTCGGCCGCCTGCTGGCGCGCCTGACCATCGCCGCCGGGGCCCCCGCGCCCACGGTCTGGGAAATCTCCGAGGACCGCGCCAAGGGCGCGACCGGCTACCAGGTCATCCATCCGGATGCCGACACGCGCCGCGACTACCGCTCGATCTACGATGCGTCCGGCAATGCCGAGCTCATCTCCAGCCTCATCATGCGGATCCAGAAGGGTGGCGAGATCGTGCTCGCCGGGTTCTACGACCAGATCACCTTCCCCTTCCCCCCCGCCTTCATGAAAGAAGCCCGCCTGCGCATCGCCGCAGAGTGGGACCGCGATGATCTCATCGCAACCCGCGCCCTGATCGATTCCGGGGCGCTCTCGCTAGAGGAACTCATCACCCACACCACTCAGGCCGCCGACTGCGCGAACGCATATCAGACCGCGTTCGAGGATCCGTCCTGCCTGAAAATGATCCTGGATTGGAGCGCGACCGCATGA
- a CDS encoding chlorophyllide a reductase iron protein subunit X, translating to MTLDVPNLKSDYDQRLRDEAAEEPTLEVPQGEPTKKTQIIAIYGKGGIGKSFTLANLSHMMAEQGKRVLLIGCDPKSDTTSLLFGGKACPTIIETSTQKKLAGEEVAIGDVCFKRGGVFAMELGGPEVGRGCGGRGIIHGFELLEKLGFHDWDFDYVLLDFLGDVVCGGFGLPIARDMAQKVILVASNDLQSLYVANNVCSAVEYFRKLGGNVGVAGLVINKDDGTGEAAAFAKSVDIPILAAIPQNDDLRKKSANYQIVGTAQSEWGELFAALGDNVAEAPPMRPAALNQDQLLALFDSKDTGGDVVLEPATMEDMRGKNAKPIESLEVVYDDV from the coding sequence ATGACACTCGATGTCCCGAACCTGAAATCCGACTATGACCAGCGCCTTCGTGACGAGGCCGCCGAAGAACCCACACTGGAAGTCCCCCAGGGCGAGCCGACCAAGAAGACCCAGATCATCGCGATCTACGGCAAGGGCGGCATCGGCAAGAGCTTCACGCTCGCCAATCTCAGCCACATGATGGCCGAACAGGGCAAGCGCGTGCTGCTCATCGGCTGCGACCCGAAATCCGACACGACCTCGCTGCTGTTCGGCGGCAAGGCGTGCCCGACAATCATCGAGACCTCGACCCAGAAGAAACTCGCCGGCGAGGAAGTCGCCATCGGCGATGTCTGCTTCAAGCGCGGCGGCGTCTTCGCAATGGAACTCGGCGGGCCCGAGGTGGGTCGCGGCTGCGGCGGACGGGGGATCATCCATGGCTTTGAACTGCTGGAAAAACTCGGGTTCCACGATTGGGACTTTGACTATGTGCTCCTGGATTTCCTCGGCGATGTGGTCTGCGGCGGTTTCGGCCTGCCTATCGCTCGGGATATGGCCCAGAAAGTTATACTCGTAGCCTCCAACGACCTGCAGTCGCTCTATGTCGCCAACAACGTCTGCTCGGCGGTGGAATACTTCCGCAAGCTCGGCGGAAATGTCGGTGTCGCGGGCCTCGTGATCAACAAGGATGACGGCACCGGGGAGGCCGCGGCCTTCGCCAAATCCGTCGACATCCCGATCCTCGCGGCGATCCCGCAGAACGACGACCTGCGCAAGAAATCCGCGAATTACCAGATCGTCGGCACCGCCCAGAGCGAATGGGGCGAGCTCTTCGCCGCGCTGGGCGACAATGTCGCCGAAGCCCCGCCCATGCGCCCGGCGGCCCTCAATCAGGACCAGCTGCTCGCGCTCTTCGACAGCAAGGACACCGGCGGCGACGTGGTGCTGGAACCGGCCACCATGGAAGACATGCGCGGCAAGAACGCCAAGCCCATCGAGTCCCTCGAAGTGGTCTATGACGATGTCTGA